Within Triticum dicoccoides isolate Atlit2015 ecotype Zavitan chromosome 1B, WEW_v2.0, whole genome shotgun sequence, the genomic segment TCACtgttgaacttactgactccagtcgccaacctgaagttgggaggaatcactgcggctctgatggctctgctgaagcactctggtccggagacatgcactcggctgctcgtgggtacatctttgtcatgaccctctctgtgagctctgttctggtcgaccagaccttgaacgatgatggatgtcgaatcaaagcctggttccctggggtcgactggatttCTTCGCCCACCACTGTGATGGCATCTATTATCATGTTGGCGAGGTACGTAGGATCCACCcctagggggaggggtgggcactcgacatcgatcatcgcgatcgaattggtgatcatactgctcacggttcctgtactgatcgtgccggtctccacgcccttcacgcctcgggggcgatctggagctatgagccgactggaccgtattcgcaaccacggatttgctgtgaatcctgttccgcgactgtgatacagctgaattttgatctcctgctgcccggagcaaatctctgatctgcatcaagcctctgcccgcctatgactgggaaggctgaattgattctgctatacgggctgcagctgctaaattctgaatcggagttcgatatacctgagtcggaggtggaaagagctgacgtcgactggagtcaggGACTCGTTGTGCTTGCTGACggttctccagccgagtgcgctcagccaggttggccaagtgcgcgtcctccaaggcgcgagcctcaggggtttctccaatgataggagtatgaagggcatccatgttccggcggcgaatttCTTCCCTCTGCAGCAAATTAAGGGGCTCGGGAAGGTATTCCTCATGGGAATGCgatggatcgcctccgccgttaCCTCCCTCGGCACCAGGAAAGACGGGGGGACCGTGtggtccgttgaccatcaggacctccaccactggatcactactgtcgcactcggatgcagtctctgcggagccagtcgacaggtcgaacaggccgtagagagattcgtcgggctcgattgccgcgacttgggcggtggtcgataggcgagccaccgcgtgcctcacccaccgctgaagcctcgaccgaccggagcgcttgcgccagcgGGAAGCTGGGAaggaggatgacacaaaaaccggtcgatactgagtcgacggttgtcgtaggaggacaccgcggacgcacgcgcgaaagtgcgtcgctctgcggactgggagcgcgtcgacgtcgagcggagcctcctgaagccaggcagagtcgtcggcgatgaacgtgagcgcgccgagacggatctcgtggccctcgaccagaactccgcctgaaaccatgatgaaggcgatcggaaaaaattgcaacttctccagcaagtcgctaagacacctgccccatggtgggcgccaactgtcgtggttctaagtctgacagtagtgtagggggtactaagggagaggcaagatcctagctatggagtagttgttcacgcaagtgttttacgagttcaggctcttctcggaggaagtaatagccctacgtctcggtgcccggaggcggtcaactggattatatgcgtgagagttacaggggtgcgaacccttctacctgtggaggggggtggcttatatagagtgcgccaggaccccagccagcccacgtagcagagagttcaatgtacataaaggccagacgttactagtaacgccttacataaagtgatatcatggccataaagactacttaataacagaccgtttggatgcagagtgaccctagatcttctggtggtcgagtgcgtcttcatggtcgactgtcttcgagtccgtcgagtggaatccttccaggtcgactgaaaggtagtttcttctagagatgtccttgggaagggtactttggacaggtccatgaccctaccctaggtacatggcttcgtcACTCGCCACTCTTACCATTTTTCTTCCCCTCCTCTTCTCCTCGGGTCACCCTCTGCAGCTCCTctcccttcttcctctcctccgtcTTGTTTTGGATGTTCTGCGGAGGGGAATCCTTATCCATGGCTTCCGCAAACAGAGCTTTCTTCCTACCACCCTGCTTCTTCCTTTCATCCACATCCTACTCTGCCGCTTTCAGCTTGAGTGGGCTTGTTACCTCTCCCTCCAACTCGCCCTTACCCTTCTCTGTCCCCTCCCCTGACATCTGGTTGTCTTTCCTCCAAGATGGCCCGTCACTCCCTGATCTGCTCGCACTCCCCGACCACCTATACCTCCTCCTCGACCCTCCCCCTCCGTATTCACCACCACCCTCCTTCTCTCCTCCACAGCTCTCCCTTCTAGAACATATCGCAGCCACCTCCCATATTGTGCATCCTCCCCCTTCTTAAGCTTCTTTATACAATCGCGATCAGTGTGTCCCATTCTTCCACATGTATAGCAAAAGTCCGGCAGAAATTCATATCTAAAATGGCACCAGtttttctcttcctcctccttcctcttcccTTGCTCCTTGACAATGGTGTCACCATCCCCGTCTTCCTCATCATCTAGAAACATCCCTCTCATCAGAGGCTCATCAACCTTGATTCGGACTCTTACTCTTAGTGCTTGCCCCATTGTCGTCCCATCCTTTCCCGTATCCACTTCCACCAGCTCCCCGATCTGCTCCCCCATATGTTCTACTAGTTCTTTGCACATCATACCAAAGGGGACGTTGTAGATGCGGACCCATATTGGCACCCTCTCAAAACGATAATCTTCAATGGTTTTTGCCGGATCAAAGTCTTCTACCACCAGCAGTTCCTAGCAATTAGAGAATCAGGTcgtggtggtggagtgttgtgCGGACGACACATGTATATTTGCTGGTTAGTAAGTGGGGTGGTGGCACAAAGGGAATTTGGTTTGGTGGGCTCAAGGACAGAGCCAGGGGCGGGCGAGCAGGGGCCATGCCTCCCCGCCCCcatccccacccacccacccatggTATATATTGGAACAATTTTGCTAACTGAGTTTCGTTATGTCTCAAGGACAGAGCCAGGGGCGGGCGAGCAGGGGCCATGCCTNNNNNNNNNNNNNNNNNNNNNNNNNNNNNNNNNNNNNNNNNNNNNNNNNNNNNNNNNNNNNNNNNNNNNNNNNNNNNNNNNNNNNNNNNNNNNNNNNNNNNNNNNNNNNNNNNNNNNNNNNNNNNNNNNNNNNNNNNNNNNNNNNNNNNNNNNNNNNNNNNNNNNNNNNNNNNNNNNNNNNNNNNNNNNNNNNNNNNNNNNNNNNNNNNNNNNNNNNNNNNNNNNNNNNNNNNNNNNNNNNNNNNNNNNNNNNNNNNNNNNNNNNNNNNNNNNNNNNNNNNNNNNNNNNNNNNNNNNNNNNNNNNNNNNNNNNNNNNNNNNNNNNNNGCTAACTGAGTTTCGTTATGTCTCAGATGTTATATTCTTTTGATTTTGCATGGAGATTCATTTGAGATTTGGCTAAGTCTTAATCGACTGAGACCTAACCAGTCTCGTATTGAAAACACCACTatgtagttttttttttttgaacaccCCTGTGTTGTTAGCCGAAGATGCTCAAGATTTATATATTTGGGCCCCTCCAACATTTTACCTCTTATATTGGCCCCTCTCTACCAAGATTCCTGGTTCGTCCGTAGTGGTGCTCACCGAGTGATTGCTTGAGCTCGTCTTCACTGGTTGCGCTTGCATTGTTGGCATCCACATATTTGTTTCCTTTGTCAAAATTCAGAAGCCGCACAAAATTGCTTACAGAATACACCTGAGGCGACGATGCCATGCCAATTTGAAACTCGATGCACACCTCTCAAAACGTATGTAGTCTCGACAATGCAGCGCATGACGCATCGTGTTGCAGATCAGGCGATCAGAACAAGATCGTCAATCAGGCTGCACGTCGGCCGTGAAAAGGCAGAGCATGAAGAGAAACATACACTGATACAAAGGCTGGTACTGTACTTTGTTCTGAACACGGTGACACATTTgataatcaaattcttgtaactgaAGCTAGATCTTTCACTTCTCGTAGAATAGTACACGAACTGGCAGCTCTGCTTATTACTGCAACCAACCGACCTCAATGCGATCAACTCGCACACGTTGTTTCGTTTGGAGGAGTAAGATCAATGCAGATTTGGCATCGACCAGGAAGGGCGCTGCCTACCGTGCAGGCATTTCAAGAGGTTGCCGTGGGAGAGATTCTGGGTGGTGAGGCCGTCGAGGTCGAGCATGGAGACGGTGTACCTCCCCCAGTCGCCCCACCCGGAGTTGGCGTTGGCGTTGGCCTCCTCGTGCGCGCTGGCCACGTACACGCAGTTCCTCCGCACCCCGTTGACCCCGTTCGCCTCCACGCAGAAGCCGCGGGCGTGGTCCACGAACACGGCGCGGTCGCCGaggccgccgccggcgacctccgaCCACCCGGCCACCAGGCTCCCGCGGTCCGCGTGAAAGGCCTTGAAGAGGCCCTTCGAGCGGTGGCATCCTCCGTGCACAACGAGGAGGAGCTCGGAGGCGGACGACACGACGAGCGTGGACTCGCGTGCCCACGAGCGGTCGGGCATCGCCAGATCTGGCGGCTCGATCGCGGCGGCCACGGCGAAGGTCGCGCCGTCCACGGCCGTCACCTTGTTGGCGCGCTTGTCAAGGAGGTAGAACGCGCCGTCGCAGTAGGTGATGCTGCCGACGCGAGCTGGCGGCGAGAGGTCGGCGGGGGTCCACGACCTGCCGTCGCCCTGCAGCCGGCAGAAGAACGCGCCCTTGCCCTGCGAGACCATGACGGCGTCAGGCGACCGGTCCCAGACCATGTCACGGAGGATCATCTGATACCCGTCGTGGAAGGATGGCGGCAACGCGGGCAGGCTCTCCGACGCGCCCGTGAAGGGGTGCAGCAGCGTGGCCGAGAAGTCGTCGGCCACGGCGAGCGTCCAGCCGCGCGGCGAGGCGAAGAGGAAGGAGCGGCCGCACGCTGCGGGCATCGGGATCTCCGTGATGCTGTCGTCGGCGAGGGACCAGAGACTGCGGTTGACGCGGGAGTTCTGCTGGGAGGGCAGGAGAAGCAGGGgcacgcggcggcgggcggcgtgctCCACCGAGGCCGAGCGCCAAGATGGGCAAACCGAGCGGAAGCGCGCGAGGTCCACATGCTCGGTTATCCTGTCGGCGATCCCGGCTACGAGCTCGGCTGGCAGGTCGGACCAGCTCATGCTGATGGCGTCTGCTAGGTTCTTGGATTGATGGAGGGATGGAAGAAGAATGCGATGGAAACGGAGCTATGAGCTTTGGTTGACTTTTGCTCGTGTGGAGTAGAGACAGAGTACTGTGGAGCGTGGAGTGCTTCTAGATCGAGGTCGTGAGGAAGATTGCTCCCTGATCCTCTTTCTCTTTGCTTTGTTTATTCTTAAGCTAAACCACGAGGCCCACGAGCTTTATTATATTGACCGCTCATACAAATATCTACCGTGCATAGACTCACCTCTTTTTTTTTTCAAGCGTCGGAATTCGTGCCTAGAAAGACATGCAAATCATTGGGtgtgtttttttaaataaaatcATTGGGTTTCTCTACTTTCCGATGGCGGAGAAAATTTGTAGGATAATATTTTTAGAGAGAGGGCTTAGGTGATCAAATTTTAGGTCCGCCCGCAGCACAAGCTTATACACGCACGGTCTTTAAAATAATGTATTTCCAACTTTATTAGACAGTCAAACTATATTAAGGTTTGAtcaagtttgtgcaaaaatatgtcAATGCTTATaaaaccaaataggtatatgatgaatTTTCATCATAAATCTAAtgctattattttattttattttatttttgcagaGAATGCTACTATTTGATGGCATAGATGTTGGCTATTATTATATAAATACGGTCATACATAAAAAAGTTCGACCTTTTACAAAGTTGACAGTACACTCTTTTAAAGACTGAGGGAGTACTCTCCAAAGAGTTTGGTCAAACTCTGCCACTATGTAAGTTGCTGGAAAATTAAATTCAGATTTTTCAGCCTATTGATTGCTGCTTCAAGATTCATGTTTTTTTTCCTGAGCTGAAAATTTGTCACTAACACAGAGATTGTTGCTCCAAGATTCATGTTTTTTTTCCTGTTGTGTAGTGACTTGTTTTGGGCTGAAAATTTATCACCAACCTCTGTGTTGGGTGACTCAGTATCTCAATGAGCTGAGGCCCGTTAACCGGACGACCAAGCTAGTTCTCTCTAGCCCTCGTGACAACCCAACCCTCCCCTCCCTCCCTATGCCTTTTTTATgcatttttgcttttgttttttgtAATCCAGTATTTTTTTTCCTATGGGCATTTTTGGGATGTTTCATGAGTGCAATTGTATTCATGCAAGTGCTACACAATAAGCGTATAACTACATAAGAGTGTGAAAGTTGTACTATTATATGCCTATTACTCATATACAAAAAGTGCAATTTCAGTATAAGGTTGTGCAacttttatatttatatttatatttttgTTCTTCTTAAAGGGCAATACCACCGTCACTATTTCATTCTTACTTAGAAAACATCATTATTTTGATTTTggtataattttttttgttctttaagggtaataccaattCCACCAATTCATTTTTTTGTAGGAAACTTCCTTTTTGCAAAGGATCCATTATTATATGCTTACTTATAAAGGAAGTAAATTGTGTACAAAGAAATTCACCATGTTTCTTTTTCTTAAACGGTAATGCCAATGTAACTAATTTATTCTTTCTTAGAAAACTCCattattttgtttttttgtttttattttattttattacttcttaaagggtaataccattGCCACCAATTCATTCTTACTTAGATAATTTATTATTTTAATTTAGTTTcagtttttatttcattttcttccTTTAAAAGGGTAATGCCAATGCCACTAACACATTCATTCTTTGGGCACTTTTGTGTGTGAAATTtttcactattatatgcttattcttgcatattagaaAACAACCACATTTTTTGTGTAAATTCGATGCGAATTATGTCATTAAATTTTTCTCTTAAAGGGTGATAACAATACCACTAATTCATTATTCCTTAGACAACttcattatttttatttattttacttttagtttttattttattttatttcttattAAAGGGTAATAACAGTGCCATTAATTTGGTTTAggttttatttcattttctttcttcttaaaagaTAATACAATTGCCACTAATTCATTCATCCCGAGAAAACTTtactattttgattttttttcttatttAAGGGTAGCACCAATGCCACTGATTCATTCCTTCTTAGGGAACTTTTTGTGTGAAAATTACACTATTATATACTTATTCTTGCATCTATTATAAAAAAGCATAGTTTTTGTGTAAAACGTGTGTGATTTTGtcattatcattattattattattattattattattattatcatcatcatcatcatcatcatcatcatcatcatcatcatcatcatcatcatcaccatcatcatcatcatcatcaccatcattctTCTTAAAGGATAATGCCAATGTCACTAAGTGTATTTTACTCACTGACAAGAGTTTATTCACTTGTCAAATTTGAGGGAGGCTCGCAAAAGGGATGTCCAGTCACCCTACTTAACTTAATATAAAAAATCCCCTTGAAAAGTTGATTGATTGATTGGAGGGCACctgtggattcggctagccatggcttgtgtttgtatgGTTGTGGGAGATCAAAACTTTTTTCGTTATGGGAACTTTcgttaatgtgtttagcatggaaaatATTTAAAACTTTGTCGTTAAACCGTTGACAGAAAAAGTACACCTCTCAAATGAAATCATCTCTGTTTTAAGCAATGAGCTCTCGCACATAAGCAAATCACTGCtttcctctacgaagggcctatttaTTTACTTTTCATGTTGAATCAACTCCTTATTCCAACCTCATTAATTCTCTACTTGGCaaacatcatgtggtggggaaagaaccATGCACATAtatccattcaaatatatttgatcatgagttcttattgttgacaattatgtccatgataagtaagttggaggcgaaacattaagcccccatCTTCCTTTGTGCATTACCGGGCAATACCGGGTATTGCTGGTaattaatatataggtggaaaatatttttggagatgttaaattaataataaaagtCTCTAGTAATTGCTAAAaggcttttatatttaatttagtATATCAAcaggccttaaaaggccaagtagTGGAGGGAGAATTGGGCCACCAAGGCCCATGTAAGGGAGGCATCCCTTTTCCCCCTTGTGGGGGGCTGAATTGGACTTGGGGGAGAAATTCTCCTCCCCCTACGACCGGTGCAAGGAAGGAGGATTCCTTCCTGTTGtgtggcgcctcctcctcctctcccaacctatatatactagaggttttGGTGCTATTTGGACACATAACTTTTGGAGCCCCCTCTAGTCTTCTAGTTCTAGTGGATCCAAGTTGATCGATTAGAGGTTGACCtagatcctctaatcctcataattagaagccctatATCGTTCTAATCTCCCCCCTCTAATTCTTCAgcgatgattagctctggacggtgaagcgctgccggatcat encodes:
- the LOC119347674 gene encoding F-box protein At2g17036-like, translating into MSWSDLPAELVAGIADRITEHVDLARFRSVCPSWRSASVEHAARRRVPLLLLPSQQNSRVNRSLWSLADDSITEIPMPAACGRSFLFASPRGWTLAVADDFSATLLHPFTGASESLPALPPSFHDGYQMILRDMVWDRSPDAVMVSQGKGAFFCRLQGDGRSWTPADLSPPARVGSITYCDGAFYLLDKRANKVTAVDGATFAVAAAIEPPDLAMPDRSWARESTLVVSSASELLLVVHGGCHRSKGLFKAFHADRGSLVAGWSEVAGGGLGDRAVFVDHARGFCVEANGVNGVRRNCVYVASAHEEANANANSGWGDWGRYTVSMLDLDGLTTQNLSHGNLLKCLHGRQRPSWSMPNLH